ATACCCGGAAGTCTTCGGAAGAGGGCCTGGAGATGGAGTTCAACTCTCTCGACGCCCAGCGCGAATCCTGCGAGGCCTACGTCGCCAGCCAGAAGCAGGAAGGATGGATTCTTGTCCCCGACCATTATGACGACGGCGGATTCTCCGGCGGGACGCTCGAACGTCCGGCGTTGAGGCGCCTGCTGGCCGATATCGAAGCCGGGCGCATCGACGTAGTCGTGGTCTACAAGATCGACCGACTGAGCCGGTCATTAATGGATTTTTCCAAGCTGGTCGAGGTGTTCGACCGCCATAACGTCACCTTTGTCTCGGTGACCCAGTCTTTCAACACCACCACCTCCATGGGCCGATTAACGCTCAACATTCTGCTCAGCTTCGCCCAGTTTGAACGCGAGGTCATCGGCGAGCGCATCCGCGACAAGTTCGCGGCGTCGCGCAAGAAGGGCATGTGGATGGGCGGCAACCCGCCGCTCGGCTACGATGTGGCGGAGCGCAAGCTGGTGGTCAACGAAGCCGAAGCCGCCCATGTCCGCACCATCTTCGAGCGTTTCCTGAAAGTAGGTTCCGCCACCTTGCTGGTCTGCGAACTGGCCGCCCTGGGCATCGCCACCAAGCGCGGGCGGATGATCAACAAGAACGATCTTTACCGCATGCTCGGCAACCAAACCTACATCGGCATGGCCGTGCATAAGGGCACGGCGTATCCGGGCGAGCACACCGCCATTATAGAACAAGATATCTGGGACAAGGTGCATTCGATCCTCGCCGCCCATCCACGCCGGCGCGCGGCAAGCACCCGCGATCAGTCCCCTGCCTTGCTAAAGGGGCTGGTGTTCGGCCCCACCGGACGCGCCATGACGCCGACCCACACCCGCAAACAGGGACAACAGTACCGCTACTACGTCACCACCGACGTGATCAAGCTCGGTCCCGAAGCCTGCCCGATCCGCCGTCTGCCCGCAGGCGAGATCGAAGCGGTGGGAGTGAACCTGCTGCGCGCCGTGCTGCGGACGCCGGAGATGATCATGCGGACCTGGCAAAAGGTGAGCGAGGAGGAGGCGGTTCCTGAATCCGAGGTGATCAAAGCCCTGCATCAAATCGATCCCTTATGGAACGAACTCTTTCCGGCTGAGCAGGCCCGCATCGTTCGACTTCTGATCAAGCGCATCGACGTGGGCGAGGAGACCCTGAAGATCACCCTGCGGGCCGAAGGCCTCTCCGGCCTTGTCGCCGAACTCCGCAAGATCGTAGACCCTGACCAAAATCGGAGGGCCGCATGATTCCCGACATCGTCGTCAGTCCGGACGGACGCACCATCACAGTGACCATTCCCTTCAAGATTCGCAAACGCGGCGGTCGCAAGCTGATTCTGGCCCCCGACGGCGGCGGGGATTTCATGCCGGGCCAGCAGAGAGTAGACAATACCCTCGTCAAGGCCTTGGCCCGCGCCTTCCGCTGGCGCAAGATGATGGAGTCAGGACATATGGCTACCGTCGAGGAAATTGCCGCCGCCGAGAAAATTAACGCTTCATACGTCAGCCGGGTGCTGCGGCTTACTCTATTGGCACCCGGCATCGTCGAGATGATCCTCGACGGACGCCAGCCGGCGCAACTGCAACTCGCCCACATTCTGGAGCCGTTTCCGGTCGAGTGGCCGGACCAGCTCGAGGTTCTGCTCGCGGCGGACGAAGCCTGAGGATCGCTTCACAGCCCCGTCAGCAAGTTTCGGATCAAGGCCATGCGCGGCGTCCGGCGTCTACCGAAGAAGAACCTCCACATCCATCGGAACATATTTTTTATCCTCGTTGCCGCGATCGCCATAAGTATAATCCGCAAAAGGCCGAAAATGGAGTCGATTTTGACCCCGAAAAGTTCGTTCCCGGCGCCTCTCGACTGCCGAAATATACTTCGAAACGGTACGGATTCGGACGGAGTGTAAGCCTTTGAAAAGGTTCAATATTAAACCTCCGTACCAAAATGGCGTAGTCAGGAGGTTTGGAGAATAACGGAGCAGAGAGAGCAAAACGGCCTTTCCGTGGCGTCGGCGAAGTCAACAGGTATTGGGCATAAACGGCGCAGAACCGCGCTGTTTTCGTACCGGCGCATGGACGGGAGAGCGCGTTTACTTGAAGCGACTGGCGGAGAGGGTGGGATTCGAACCCACGGTACGCGTTAACGTACACACGCTTTCCAAGCGTGCGCCTTAA
This region of Rhodospirillales bacterium RIFCSPLOWO2_02_FULL_58_16 genomic DNA includes:
- a CDS encoding resolvase, which encodes MNKKIIRKIRCAVYTRKSSEEGLEMEFNSLDAQRESCEAYVASQKQEGWILVPDHYDDGGFSGGTLERPALRRLLADIEAGRIDVVVVYKIDRLSRSLMDFSKLVEVFDRHNVTFVSVTQSFNTTTSMGRLTLNILLSFAQFEREVIGERIRDKFAASRKKGMWMGGNPPLGYDVAERKLVVNEAEAAHVRTIFERFLKVGSATLLVCELAALGIATKRGRMINKNDLYRMLGNQTYIGMAVHKGTAYPGEHTAIIEQDIWDKVHSILAAHPRRRAASTRDQSPALLKGLVFGPTGRAMTPTHTRKQGQQYRYYVTTDVIKLGPEACPIRRLPAGEIEAVGVNLLRAVLRTPEMIMRTWQKVSEEEAVPESEVIKALHQIDPLWNELFPAEQARIVRLLIKRIDVGEETLKITLRAEGLSGLVAELRKIVDPDQNRRAA